The following nucleotide sequence is from Saccharothrix texasensis.
GGCCGCGTTGAAGACCGGCGGCGAGATCGCCACCATCGCGCCGATCCGCTGGCGCAGGCGGCACGAGCTGGGCCGGTACGAGACGGCCGCGACGCCGGTGGACTACGCGCTGCGCAACACCAGGGTGCTGGCGCGGCGGGCGTTGGCGGCGCTGCGGGACGGCGAGCGGATGCCGGACGTGCTGCCCGACGTGCTGCGGCAGTACGCGGACGCGGTGGACGTGCTGCGCGGCGAGCTGGAGCGCGGTGTCGAGCCGAAGCGGGCGCGGGCGGCGGTGCGCGACGCGGCGACCTGCGCCACGGCGCAGCACCTGGGCGGCGAGGGCTTCTCCACCAAGGTGGTGCTGGCGCAGGTCCGGTCGGTGGCCGTGGACCTGCTCCAGGCGACCGGGCTGTCCAGGTCGGAAGCCGCGGAGTCGTTGCCGCCCCTCAGCCGGCGGTGAGCCGCCGGCGCGGTCCGGCGGGCGGCAACGACTCCGGGAGCGCCTAGCCCTCCGGGCGGTTCAGCACGCCGAGCAGGACGGCGTGCACCGCCTGGTGGTCGGCCGGGTCGGCGATCTCGCACGACGCGCCGGTGATGGCGTACCACTCCTCGGCGCCCTCGTAGCGCACGCTCGCGCGCAGCTTCCCGCCGTCGAGCGTGGTGCGCAGCTCCAGGTCGCCGGTCACCACGCCGACCTCGTCGGTCATCACGCCGCCGGGTCCGGCCACGAAGGCGGAAGACAGGTCAGCCATCGGTCGTCAGCACCTCCCGAGCATGCTTTGCAGTGCAGACTTCTCCGCCGGGTTCACGCTCAAACCCCACGTGTGCTTCGAGCGCGTCCACATCTTCGCGTACGTGCACCAGTAGGAGGTCAGCGGCGGCTTCCAGAGCGCCGGGTCCTGGTCGCCCTTGGCCTGGTTGACGTTGTCGGTGACGGCGATGAGCTGCGGGCTCGTCAGGTCGTTGGCGAAGGACTGCCGGCGCGACGTGGTCCACGACGACGCGCCGGAGCGCCACGCCTCGGCCAGCGGCACGACGTGGTCGATGTCGACGTCGGACGCCGCCGTCCACGTCGCGCCGTCGTACGGGCTGTACCAGCGGCCGGACGTGGCCGCGCAGGCGGAGTCCGTGACGACGTTCGCGCCGTCGCGCTTGAGCACGGTCTCGCGGGTGTTGCAGGCGCCCGACACGGTGCTCCAGTGCGGGAACAGGTCCCGCGAGTAGCCGCTGGTCGAGCCTTCGGTGGCCACCCTCAGCGCGGCCAGCTCCGACAGGGCGGTGCTGGTGCTCGGGATGTTCGGCGGTGTCGCCTGGGCGGGGGTGACCAGGCCGACTGCCAGCACACCAGCCAGGAGCAGGGAAAGAGCCGGAAGCCGCGGGAATGCGGTGGAACGCGCGGTTTTGTTGACCGTTGACATAATTCCGACCTTCCTAGTTGGAAGCTGTCGGAATTACCTTGGGTCAATTCTCCTTCCGTCACAACGCTTTCGAGTGACGCCTGAATGGCGGCCGAGAAAATTCCTCCGTCACTACATCCCGCGGACCAGCCGCAGGTCTTCCGTGTGGCGGTACCAGGTCCACTTGCCCATCGGCCGCGGGTGCGGGACGCCGTCGGAGTCCACCTGCACCGGCAGGCAGCCCAGCTGGAACGCGCGCGCCTGCGTGCTGGTCACCTTCCGCCCGAACAACCGCTTGTGGATGACCCGCACGACCAGACCCGGCCCGCCCTCCGGGTCCGGCGTCACCTCCAGCCGGGACGCCTGGCCCCGGAGCACCACCGTGTCGTCCCCGTAGCCGACCCCGCGCACCGGGCCGAGCGAGCCGAGGCCGACGAGCACGCCGCCGACGTCGTCGCGGACGAGCGGCACCCGGTCGGGATCACCCGACAGCGCGAGGTCGAGCGCGCGGCCCGGGTCGGTCGGCAGGCCCCAGAGCGCGGCCACCTCGGACCGCGGGTCCGCGGGCACGTACCCGAGCGGCACGTCGGCGAGCCGTTCGGTGCGCAGCAGCCGCAGCACGACCGCGTTGAGGTCGCCGTCGGTGCCGTGCACGACGAGACGTTTGTCACCCGAATCGGCGAGAACCGCGTCCACCTCGGCCTTCCCGGGCCGTTCCGCCACCTGGCGGACCTCGAAACGGTCACCGTCCGTGATCAATGGCGACTGCGAGTTTCCGCAGGCCAGCACGATTCCGCGCACCTTCATCTCCTGGTCTAACCTCAACAGCCGTCCTGTGCCGGCTGGACCACCACAGGACACTCGGCGCTTACCCGTCCAACCGCTTGGAGTTTCACATGCCGGCCGTCGTGCTGATCGGTGCCCAGTGGGGCGATGAGGGCAAGGGCAAGGCAACCGACCTGCTCGGTGACCGGGTGCAGTGGGTGGTCCGGTACCAGGGCGGCAACAACGCCGGGCACACCGTGGTGCTGCCCGACGGCCAGAAGTTCGCCCTGCACCTGATCCCCTCCGGCATCCTCACCCCTGGCGTGACCAGCGTCATCGGCAACGGCGTCGTGGTCGACCCCGGCGTGCTGCTCGAGGAGCTGGCGGGCCTGGACTCCCAGGGCGTCGACACCAGCAAGCTGCTCATCTCCGCGGACGCGCACTTGATCATGCCCTACCACGTGGCGATCGATAAGGTCACCGAGCGGTACCTGGGCAAGGCCAAGATCGGCACCACCGGTCGCGGCATCGGCCCGTGCTACCAGGACAAGATCGCCCGCGTCGGCGTGCGCGCGCAGGACCTGCTGGACGAGAAGATCCTCCGGCAGAAGGTCGAGGCCGCGCTCGACTTCAAGAACCAGGTGCTGGTCAAGGTCTACAACCGCAAGGCGCTCGACCCCGGGCAGGTGGTGGACAGCGTGCTGGAGCACGGCACCAAGTTCACCTCCCGGATCGCGGACACGCGCCTGCTGCTCAACCAGGCGCTGGAGCGCGGCGAGACGGTGCTGCTGGAGGGCTCGCAGGGCACGCTGCTCGACGTCGACCACGGCACCTACCCGTTCGTGACGTCGTCGAACCCGACCTCGGGCGGCGCGAGCGCCGGGTCGGGCATCGGGCCGACGCGGATCACCACGGTGATCGGCATCCTCAAGGCCTACACGACGCGCGTGGGCTCGGGCCCGTTCCCGACCGAGCTGGACGACGAGATGGGCGAGCACCTGCGCAAGACCGGCGGCGAGTTCGGCGTGACGACCGGGCGGTCCCGGCGCACGGGCTGGTTCGACGCGGTGATCGCCCGCTACGCGGCGCGGGTAAACGGCATCACCGACTACTTCCTGACCAAGCTGGACGTGCTGTCCGGCCTGGAGAAGGTGCCGGTCTGCGTCGGCTACACGATCGACGGCGAGCGGGTCGACGAGATGCCGATGTCGCAGACCGACGTGCACCACGCCGTGCCGGTGTACGAGGAGCTGCCGGGCTGGTTCGAGGACATCAGCCACTGCCGCACCTACGAGGAGCTGCCCGCCAACGCGCGCGCCTACGTCGAGCACCTGGAGCAGATCTCCGGCGCCCGGATGTCCGCGATCGGCGTCGGCCCCGGCCGCGACCAGACCATCGTGCGCCACCAGATCATCTGAGCCTTCGGGCGAGAAGTGCCTCCGAGGCCGAAGCAATCGGCGTCGGAGGCACTTTCACAATTCGGGACGCGTTGACTTGCCCCGGCCGGATATCGAAACTCGGACTCGCTGATCAGCGCGTCCGACGTTCCCCGTCCGCTGGGAGAAATCCGTGTCGATTTCCACCGCGGGTGTCCTCGCGCGTCCTGAATCGGTTGCCACCGCGCGCGCACCCGCCACGAGGAAGAGGAAGTGGCCCGACCTGGGCCGGTGGTTGAGCCCGCTCGGGCTGGTCCTGCTGTGGCAGGCCGCGAGCAGCGCGGGCGTGCTGCCGCCGGACAAGCTCGCGTCGCCGGTGACGGTGTTCCGCTCCGCCTACGAGCTCGTCGTGGACGGGCAGCTGGTGGACGCGTTGCTGGTGTCGTCGAGCCGGGTCGCGGTGGGGTTCGCCCTGGGGGCGGTCGTCGGCGGCGCCCTCGGCCTCGCCTCCGGCCTGTCCCGCTGGGGTGAACGGCTGCTCGACCCGCCGGTGCAGATGCTGCGCACGCTGCCGCACCTCGGCCTGGTCCCGTTGTTCATCCTGTGGTTCGGCATCGGCGAGGAGCCGAAGCTGGCGCTGGTCGCGGCCGGCGTGGCGTTCCCGCTGTACCTGAACCTGCACGCGGGCATCCGGCAGACCGACCCGGCGCTGCTGGAAGCCGCGCGCGTGCTCGGCTACTCCCGGTTCGACCGGGTCGCGCACGTCGTGCTGCCGTCGGCGGTGCCGCAGACGTTGGTGGGCCTGCGGATCGCGCTCGGCACCGCGTGGCTGTCGCTCATCGTCGGCGAGCAGGTCAACGCGGACGCGGGCATCGGCTACCTGATCAACAACGCGCGCGAGTTCCTGCGCACCGACGTCGTCGTGGTGGGCCTGCTGGTCTACGCGCTGCTCGGGCTGACCACGGACGCCCTCGTGCGCGCGCTGGAACGGAGGGTGCTGCGGTGGCGGGCGCGGTGAGCATCCGGGGACTGGTCAAGGACTTCGGGCCGCGCCGGGTGCTGGCCGGGCTCGACCTCGACGTGGCGGACGGCGAGTTCGTGGCCCTGCTGGGGCGCAGCGGGTGCGGCAAGTCGACGTTGCTGCGGATCCTGGCCGGGTTGGACGCCGACGTCGAGGGGACGTTCTCGGTGCCCGCACGCGTGTCCGTCGCCTTCCAGCAGCCCCGGCTGCTGCCGTGGCGGCGGGTGTGGCGCAACATCTCGCTCGGGTTGACCGGTGTGGACGGTCGCGGGCGTGCCGTCGCGGAGCGGGCGCTGGCCGAGGTCCGGTTGGCCGACCACGCCGACGCGTGGCCGTCGACGCTGTCCGGCGGCGAGGCGCAGCGCGTGTCGTTGGCGCGGGCGCTGGTGCGCGAGCCGGAACTGCTGTTGCTGGACGAGCCGTTCGGCGCGCTGGACGCGTTGACCCGGCTCGCCATGCACCACCTGGTGGAGCAGCTGTGGCGGGAGCACCGGCCCGCCGTGCTGTTCGTGACCCACGACGTGGACGAGGCCCTGCTGCTGGCCGACCGCGTCGTGGTGCTGGACGAGGGTCGCGTCGTGGCCGAGCACCACGTCGACCTGCCGCGACCGCGGCGCCGCGCGTCGTTCGCCGACCTGCGGTCGGAAGTGCTGTCGGACCTGGGAGTGGACGATGTCGAAGCTGCTTAGCGCGCTGGTGGTCGCGGTGTTGGCGCTGTCGGGCTGCGGCACGGCGTCGTCGTCGGCCGACGGCCCGGTGGTGCTCAAGGTGGGCGACCAGAAGGGCGGTTCGAAGGCGTTGCTCACGGCGGCCGGGCTGCTCGACGACTTCCCGCACGCGATCGAGTGGTCCACGTTCACGTCCGGTCCGCCGCTGCTGGAAGCGGCGTCGGCGGGCGCGATCGACGTCGGCGGGGTCGGGAACACGCCGCCGATCTTCGCGGCGGCGGCGAACGCGAAGATCGCCGCGGTGTACTCGGCGAAGGGCAACGTGGAGAGCGACGCGCTGCTCGTGCCCGCCGACTCGCCGCTGCGCACGGTGCAGGACCTCAAGGGGCGCGGCATCGCGGTGGCCAAGGGCAGCTCGGCGCACGGCCAGGTGCTGCTGACGCTCGCCTCGGCCGGGCTGACGACCAAGGACGTC
It contains:
- a CDS encoding HNH endonuclease family protein, whose translation is MSTVNKTARSTAFPRLPALSLLLAGVLAVGLVTPAQATPPNIPSTSTALSELAALRVATEGSTSGYSRDLFPHWSTVSGACNTRETVLKRDGANVVTDSACAATSGRWYSPYDGATWTAASDVDIDHVVPLAEAWRSGASSWTTSRRQSFANDLTSPQLIAVTDNVNQAKGDQDPALWKPPLTSYWCTYAKMWTRSKHTWGLSVNPAEKSALQSMLGRC
- a CDS encoding diacylglycerol kinase family protein, which encodes MKVRGIVLACGNSQSPLITDGDRFEVRQVAERPGKAEVDAVLADSGDKRLVVHGTDGDLNAVVLRLLRTERLADVPLGYVPADPRSEVAALWGLPTDPGRALDLALSGDPDRVPLVRDDVGGVLVGLGSLGPVRGVGYGDDTVVLRGQASRLEVTPDPEGGPGLVVRVIHKRLFGRKVTSTQARAFQLGCLPVQVDSDGVPHPRPMGKWTWYRHTEDLRLVRGM
- a CDS encoding adenylosuccinate synthase, with translation MPAVVLIGAQWGDEGKGKATDLLGDRVQWVVRYQGGNNAGHTVVLPDGQKFALHLIPSGILTPGVTSVIGNGVVVDPGVLLEELAGLDSQGVDTSKLLISADAHLIMPYHVAIDKVTERYLGKAKIGTTGRGIGPCYQDKIARVGVRAQDLLDEKILRQKVEAALDFKNQVLVKVYNRKALDPGQVVDSVLEHGTKFTSRIADTRLLLNQALERGETVLLEGSQGTLLDVDHGTYPFVTSSNPTSGGASAGSGIGPTRITTVIGILKAYTTRVGSGPFPTELDDEMGEHLRKTGGEFGVTTGRSRRTGWFDAVIARYAARVNGITDYFLTKLDVLSGLEKVPVCVGYTIDGERVDEMPMSQTDVHHAVPVYEELPGWFEDISHCRTYEELPANARAYVEHLEQISGARMSAIGVGPGRDQTIVRHQII
- a CDS encoding ABC transporter permease — protein: MSISTAGVLARPESVATARAPATRKRKWPDLGRWLSPLGLVLLWQAASSAGVLPPDKLASPVTVFRSAYELVVDGQLVDALLVSSSRVAVGFALGAVVGGALGLASGLSRWGERLLDPPVQMLRTLPHLGLVPLFILWFGIGEEPKLALVAAGVAFPLYLNLHAGIRQTDPALLEAARVLGYSRFDRVAHVVLPSAVPQTLVGLRIALGTAWLSLIVGEQVNADAGIGYLINNAREFLRTDVVVVGLLVYALLGLTTDALVRALERRVLRWRAR
- a CDS encoding ABC transporter ATP-binding protein; the protein is MAGAVSIRGLVKDFGPRRVLAGLDLDVADGEFVALLGRSGCGKSTLLRILAGLDADVEGTFSVPARVSVAFQQPRLLPWRRVWRNISLGLTGVDGRGRAVAERALAEVRLADHADAWPSTLSGGEAQRVSLARALVREPELLLLDEPFGALDALTRLAMHHLVEQLWREHRPAVLFVTHDVDEALLLADRVVVLDEGRVVAEHHVDLPRPRRRASFADLRSEVLSDLGVDDVEAA